In one Deinococcus sp. QL22 genomic region, the following are encoded:
- a CDS encoding DcrB-related protein, which yields MQHSFRSGAVLAALVTASVASAEYVNAAEKFAVTAPKGWQQVSVPGVVVAFVAPGTTGNFSVNANVLVEKLPAGITVSQYAQAGQATLKRLITDYKLVSSRNVTLGGVAGREQVFSGRQGEFSLYFVQTFALSGGKAYVLTGTTQLKDKAGLTPVMAAFVKSFKFKR from the coding sequence ATGCAACACTCTTTCCGATCTGGAGCCGTGCTGGCCGCCCTCGTTACGGCTTCTGTGGCAAGTGCCGAATACGTGAATGCCGCCGAAAAATTTGCGGTGACTGCCCCCAAAGGCTGGCAGCAAGTCAGTGTGCCGGGCGTGGTCGTGGCGTTTGTCGCGCCCGGTACCACAGGCAACTTTTCGGTGAATGCCAACGTCCTCGTCGAAAAATTGCCCGCTGGCATCACTGTTTCGCAGTACGCGCAGGCGGGGCAAGCCACCCTGAAGCGTTTGATTACCGATTACAAACTGGTGTCTTCACGCAATGTAACGCTGGGCGGCGTGGCCGGACGCGAGCAGGTTTTTAGCGGCAGACAAGGCGAATTTAGCCTGTACTTTGTGCAGACCTTTGCGCTGTCGGGCGGCAAGGCGTATGTGCTGACAGGCACCACGCAACTGAAAGACAAGGCCGGCCTGACCCCCGTGATGGCCGCGTTCGTCAAGAGTTTTAAATTTAAGCGCTGA
- a CDS encoding carbohydrate ABC transporter permease, producing the protein MAREVRAGVVGVPKLGAGRSKGRHGRVWVTHLALIISILVISAPLIFALIKSTQISSEVISPKLIPGGAFFDNLSGVWVDAKLGRYMWNSTVLAVSVTLGKTVLSLLAALAFVYFRFPLKGLAFTLVLLSLMLPTEVLIIALFDLVSQDLRWADTYAAIIVPFLASATGTFLFRQHFMNIPTSLADAARIDGCGPLTYLTRILIPMSWNTIGALAVIQFVYAWDQYIWPLVILQNDDKQVVQVGLRRLIEVGGQTDWGAVMAGAIVTMIPPLVVFTALQKQFSRGFALTEDK; encoded by the coding sequence ATGGCGCGTGAAGTGCGGGCGGGTGTGGTGGGCGTGCCGAAGCTAGGCGCGGGCCGGAGCAAGGGCAGGCACGGACGCGTCTGGGTCACGCATCTAGCTCTGATCATCTCCATCCTCGTCATCAGCGCCCCCCTGATCTTTGCGCTGATCAAATCCACCCAGATTTCCAGCGAGGTCATCAGTCCCAAACTCATACCGGGCGGCGCATTCTTCGACAACCTGTCGGGTGTGTGGGTGGATGCCAAGCTGGGGCGCTATATGTGGAATAGCACCGTGCTGGCGGTGTCGGTCACGCTGGGCAAAACCGTGCTGTCGCTGCTGGCCGCCCTCGCCTTCGTGTATTTCCGCTTTCCCCTCAAGGGCCTCGCCTTCACCTTGGTGCTGCTCTCGCTGATGCTGCCCACCGAAGTCCTGATCATCGCCCTGTTCGATCTGGTCAGCCAAGACTTGAGGTGGGCCGACACCTACGCCGCGATCATCGTGCCCTTTTTGGCAAGTGCCACGGGAACTTTTTTGTTCCGGCAGCACTTTATGAACATTCCGACCAGTCTGGCCGACGCCGCCCGCATAGACGGCTGCGGCCCGCTGACCTACCTGACCCGCATCCTGATTCCCATGAGCTGGAACACGATCGGGGCGCTGGCCGTCATTCAGTTCGTGTACGCGTGGGATCAGTACATCTGGCCGCTGGTGATCTTGCAAAACGACGACAAACAGGTGGTGCAAGTCGGCCTGCGCCGTCTGATCGAAGTGGGCGGCCAGACCGACTGGGGCGCGGTCATGGCGGGCGCCATCGTGACCATGATTCCGCCGCTGGTCGTGTTTACCGCCCTGCAAAAGCAGTTCAGCCGGGGCTTTGCGCTGACGGAAGACAAGTGA
- a CDS encoding carbohydrate ABC transporter permease, translated as MLKPAATRPQPTEAEERAVFRGTALPWVFLLPSLLILAVFVYLPALQTLRLAAYRANVILGTERFVGLANFTELLLSPAYRQVALQTLVFTVLTVTFGLLSALGLAWLASRPIRGANTYRLLLIYPYALSPAIAGTLWLFLFNPEIGLVNQILGSLFDVRPRWLDTPSLAFGLVTLAAIWKGLAYNIVFYLASIQNLPGDVMEAAEIDGASGAQVFWRVAFPLLTPITFFLIFTNVISALFDSFALTDILTKGGPYTGNAGVTTFLVYQLYQDGFVNFKTGAAAAQAALMLALVAFITWMQFRVGERRVHYGA; from the coding sequence ATGCTGAAACCCGCTGCCACCCGCCCGCAACCCACCGAGGCCGAAGAACGCGCCGTGTTCCGGGGCACAGCGCTGCCGTGGGTGTTTTTGCTGCCCAGCCTGCTGATTCTGGCCGTGTTCGTGTACCTGCCCGCGCTGCAAACCCTGCGGCTGGCGGCCTACCGCGCCAACGTGATCCTCGGCACCGAGCGTTTTGTGGGGTTGGCGAACTTTACCGAACTGCTCCTGAGTCCGGCCTACCGCCAGGTGGCGCTGCAAACGCTGGTCTTCACCGTGCTGACCGTCACTTTTGGCCTGCTGTCGGCGCTGGGGCTGGCGTGGCTGGCGAGCCGCCCCATTCGCGGGGCCAACACCTACCGCCTGCTCCTCATCTACCCCTACGCGCTCAGTCCGGCCATCGCGGGCACACTGTGGCTGTTCCTGTTCAATCCCGAAATCGGGCTGGTGAATCAGATTCTCGGCTCGCTGTTCGATGTGCGCCCGCGCTGGCTGGACACGCCCAGCCTCGCCTTCGGGCTGGTCACGCTGGCCGCCATCTGGAAGGGGTTGGCGTACAACATCGTCTTTTATCTGGCGTCTATTCAAAACTTGCCCGGCGACGTGATGGAAGCCGCCGAAATAGACGGCGCGTCGGGAGCGCAGGTGTTCTGGCGGGTGGCCTTTCCGCTGCTCACGCCGATCACCTTCTTTCTGATCTTCACCAACGTCATTTCGGCGCTGTTCGACTCCTTTGCGCTCACCGACATTCTGACCAAAGGCGGGCCGTACACGGGCAACGCCGGGGTGACGACGTTCCTCGTGTATCAGCTGTATCAGGACGGATTCGTGAACTTTAAAACAGGCGCGGCGGCGGCTCAGGCGGCCCTGATGCTGGCACTGGTGGCCTTTATCACGTGGATGCAGTTCCGCGTCGGAGAACGGCGGGTGCACTATGGCGCGTGA
- a CDS encoding ABC transporter substrate-binding protein, giving the protein MGNVKTILLTLALTGTATAQTTVEFWHSFGDAKRGDWIQARAAEFNKANPGVKVVPSYKGSYNDSLQATILAARQNKAPALVQIFEVGSQLALDSGAFQPVSSIKSVDFSDYIKPVINYYTIGGKVNSLPFNSSSPVLYFNHDLMKKAGLNPKTPPTTFGGMLKACQKIEAAKLGATCFGMSLNGWFIEQWMAQQGAALLNNGNGRQGRATATNLDSAAAKNIFTFFKTLQANKAYTYTGKLEDWDGSDAIFTNQKTVFHITSTADIGNIRDAAKTSGFTVGVGVLPIADSTKRNGVVIGGASLWVSKGISKPQAEGALDFALYMTNTKNMADWHKLTGYYPVRQSSIELLRKQGWFTQSPLQLVAFNQLTKTIPSAATAGGLNGAAIQTRKIIEEGIQKVLAGQSVDAALKETKARADAALNEYNANFK; this is encoded by the coding sequence TTGGGCAACGTGAAAACTATTTTGCTGACGCTGGCCCTGACGGGTACGGCCACTGCCCAGACCACGGTTGAATTCTGGCATTCCTTTGGGGACGCCAAGCGCGGCGACTGGATTCAGGCCCGCGCCGCCGAGTTCAACAAAGCCAATCCCGGCGTCAAGGTGGTGCCCAGCTACAAGGGCAGCTACAACGACAGCCTTCAGGCCACCATTCTGGCCGCCCGCCAGAACAAGGCCCCGGCCCTGGTTCAAATTTTTGAAGTCGGCAGCCAACTGGCCCTAGACAGCGGCGCGTTTCAGCCCGTCAGTTCTATCAAATCCGTGGATTTCAGCGATTACATCAAGCCCGTCATCAACTACTACACCATCGGCGGTAAGGTCAACAGCCTGCCCTTCAACTCCAGCAGCCCGGTGCTGTACTTCAACCACGACCTGATGAAAAAGGCGGGCCTGAACCCCAAAACGCCCCCCACCACCTTCGGCGGGATGCTGAAAGCCTGCCAGAAAATTGAGGCGGCCAAATTGGGCGCAACCTGCTTCGGCATGAGCCTGAACGGGTGGTTCATAGAGCAGTGGATGGCGCAGCAGGGCGCGGCGCTCCTCAACAACGGGAACGGGCGTCAGGGCCGCGCTACCGCCACCAACCTCGACAGCGCCGCTGCCAAGAATATCTTCACGTTCTTCAAGACCTTGCAGGCCAACAAGGCCTACACCTACACGGGTAAACTGGAAGACTGGGACGGCAGCGACGCCATCTTCACGAACCAGAAGACCGTCTTCCACATTACCTCCACCGCCGACATCGGCAATATCCGTGACGCAGCCAAAACCAGTGGCTTTACGGTGGGCGTGGGCGTGCTGCCTATCGCCGACAGCACCAAGCGCAACGGCGTCGTCATCGGCGGGGCGTCGCTATGGGTGTCCAAGGGCATCAGCAAGCCGCAGGCCGAGGGCGCGCTGGACTTTGCCCTGTACATGACCAACACCAAAAATATGGCCGACTGGCACAAGCTGACCGGCTACTACCCCGTGCGCCAGAGCTCTATCGAACTGCTGCGCAAGCAGGGCTGGTTTACCCAGTCGCCGCTGCAACTGGTGGCCTTTAATCAGCTGACCAAAACGATTCCCAGCGCTGCAACTGCGGGTGGACTGAACGGCGCGGCCATCCAGACCCGCAAGATCATCGAGGAAGGCATTCAGAAGGTGCTGGCAGGCCAGAGTGTAGACGCTGCCTTGAAAGAAACCAAAGCCCGTGCTGACGCCGCGCTGAACGAATACAACGCCAATTTCAAGTGA
- a CDS encoding glycerophosphodiester phosphodiesterase, with the protein MPPLLLGHRGTPRLHRENTLAGFQAALDAGLDGIELDIRRLGDGTLVIHHDAALKDGRPLPQMQSAALPADVPTLASTLAWAADTGAYVNIEIKFEATRPDDRVHRTLDAVLAYGLRGHVIISSFNPLVLAAALHHSPSIERGLLIHRAYRLGMLDAVPFAMRRLKAVALHPMFPLIDDALMTQARAHGWRVNTWTVNDPAEVTRLVALGVDGLIGDLPEVLLGAR; encoded by the coding sequence ATGCCACCTCTGCTGCTGGGCCACCGAGGCACCCCCCGCCTGCACCGCGAAAACACGTTGGCCGGATTTCAGGCTGCGCTGGACGCCGGACTGGACGGTATAGAACTGGACATACGCCGCCTGGGTGACGGCACGCTGGTCATTCATCACGACGCCGCGCTCAAAGATGGCCGCCCGCTGCCGCAGATGCAAAGCGCGGCGCTTCCCGCCGACGTGCCCACACTGGCCTCCACCCTCGCCTGGGCCGCCGATACAGGCGCCTATGTGAACATCGAGATCAAATTCGAGGCCACCCGCCCTGATGACCGCGTTCACCGCACGCTGGACGCGGTGCTGGCGTATGGCCTGCGCGGGCACGTGATCATCAGCAGTTTTAACCCTCTGGTGCTGGCGGCGGCGCTGCACCATTCGCCCTCGATAGAGCGCGGCCTGCTGATTCACCGGGCCTACCGTCTCGGCATGCTGGACGCCGTGCCATTCGCCATGCGCCGACTGAAAGCAGTCGCCCTGCATCCTATGTTTCCGCTGATCGATGACGCCCTGATGACGCAGGCGCGGGCGCACGGCTGGCGCGTGAACACGTGGACGGTGAACGACCCGGCAGAGGTGACGCGGCTGGTGGCCCTCGGCGTAGACGGCCTGATTGGAGACCTGCCCGAAGTGTTGCTGGGCGCCCGCTGA
- a CDS encoding ABC transporter permease encodes MLLPTVVLLARGLSADFWPTLLSPVVVDALRVSAWTTGLSLLLTVGLGTPTAWVLARRRFPGHALLETLLDLPIMLPPVVAGVALLLTFGQSGLLGRPLELAGIRLAFSPAAVVLALLFTSAPYYIRAARAGFSAFDPDIEAAARVDGAGGAGVFWRVTLPLSLPFLLEGVVLAWARSLGEFGATILFAGSLQGQTRTMTLAIYSALESDLRPALVLSAIMVASAFGLLLLVRVLTAGRRGGA; translated from the coding sequence TTGCTGCTGCCTACAGTGGTGCTGCTGGCACGTGGCCTCAGCGCTGACTTTTGGCCCACGCTGCTCAGTCCGGTGGTCGTGGACGCCCTGCGCGTCAGTGCCTGGACAACAGGCCTCAGTCTGCTGCTGACGGTTGGGCTGGGCACACCGACGGCCTGGGTTCTGGCTCGCCGCCGTTTTCCCGGTCACGCGCTGCTGGAAACCCTGCTGGATTTGCCGATCATGCTGCCGCCGGTGGTGGCGGGCGTGGCGTTGCTGCTCACGTTTGGCCAATCGGGGCTGCTGGGCCGTCCGCTGGAACTGGCCGGAATCCGCCTGGCATTCAGTCCGGCGGCGGTGGTGCTGGCGCTGCTGTTCACCAGTGCGCCCTACTATATTCGCGCAGCCAGAGCGGGTTTTTCGGCCTTCGACCCCGACATAGAAGCGGCGGCGCGGGTCGACGGAGCCGGAGGCGCGGGCGTGTTCTGGCGGGTGACTTTACCTCTCTCGCTGCCGTTTTTGCTGGAAGGGGTGGTGCTGGCGTGGGCGCGTTCGCTGGGGGAATTTGGGGCCACCATCCTGTTCGCTGGGTCGCTTCAGGGCCAAACCCGCACCATGACACTGGCGATTTACAGCGCCCTGGAAAGCGATTTGCGGCCTGCCCTCGTGCTGAGCGCGATTATGGTGGCCTCCGCTTTTGGCCTGCTGCTGCTGGTGCGCGTGCTGACGGCGGGGCGGCGGGGCGGGGCATAA
- the modA gene encoding molybdate ABC transporter substrate-binding protein, which produces MRFLLACLALGVFPAHAAPLTVFAASSLSDAFSEIGHKFDAQTGHRTTFQFAGSQLLRTQLGQGARADVYASANAAQYDPLVEAGRAAPGQTFVRNRLTVIAPRNSTAVKTLADLARPGVQLVLADKAVPVGDASRKAFDLIARAGTYGSDFSRRVQANVVSEEPNVRQVAVKIQLGQGDAAVVYVSDVTPALKKDVRTIGLPTRFNPLVSYPIGTLTASQNPAAARAFVAYVLSAEGQRILKKWGFVGAR; this is translated from the coding sequence ATGCGTTTCCTGTTGGCCTGCCTCGCTCTGGGCGTTTTTCCGGCCCACGCCGCCCCACTGACTGTGTTCGCCGCCTCCAGTCTGAGTGACGCCTTCAGCGAAATCGGCCACAAGTTCGATGCCCAAACTGGACACCGCACCACCTTTCAATTCGCCGGATCTCAACTTCTGCGCACGCAGCTGGGGCAAGGAGCGCGGGCCGACGTGTACGCCAGTGCCAACGCCGCCCAGTACGATCCGTTGGTGGAAGCAGGCCGCGCCGCGCCAGGCCAGACCTTCGTTCGCAACCGCCTGACGGTGATCGCGCCCAGGAACAGTACGGCGGTCAAGACCTTGGCCGATTTGGCCCGCCCCGGCGTGCAGCTGGTGCTGGCCGATAAAGCCGTGCCTGTGGGCGACGCCAGCCGCAAAGCTTTCGATCTGATCGCCAGAGCCGGAACCTACGGCAGCGACTTCAGCAGACGCGTGCAGGCCAACGTGGTCAGTGAAGAGCCCAACGTGCGGCAGGTGGCCGTAAAAATCCAGCTGGGCCAGGGTGACGCCGCCGTGGTTTATGTCAGCGACGTGACGCCCGCGCTGAAAAAAGACGTGCGAACCATCGGCCTGCCCACCCGGTTTAATCCGCTGGTCAGTTATCCCATCGGCACATTGACCGCCAGCCAGAATCCAGCGGCGGCGCGGGCCTTCGTGGCCTACGTCCTGTCTGCCGAGGGCCAACGCATCTTGAAGAAATGGGGTTTTGTCGGGGCGCGGTAG
- the nhaA gene encoding Na+/H+ antiporter NhaA yields the protein MSTSPVSGSSVSASPFARFVQNGAFAGLLLVCTALIAFVWANSPLRESYTALQQTYFSLNLGNSSLKLSLEHWVNDGLMAVFFLLVGLEIKRELLIGELASRRRATLAVAAAAGGMLVPAGLYALLNVGGPGASGWGVPMATDIAFALGVLALLGSRVPVGLKVFLTALAIVDDLGAVLVIALFYTSGVQGVFLGLAALTWVAALLFGRRGFVSLKLYGVLGVLLWFFVLQSGLHATIAGVLLAFAVPIRKPNPAGYLASLTNAAKPGRGEQVGARLRDLEDRLERAQSPLHRLEHALHPVVTFAVLPVFALMNAGVAVSAGGLGTISLGVIFGLLIGKPLGVVGGAWLAVRLGVASLPRRVTWPQMIGAGLLAGIGFTMSLFVSNLAFDDSALLTQAKLGVLLASVLAAVLGAGWLMLVTRKGKKPVAVKLVPET from the coding sequence ATGTCTACGTCCCCCGTCTCAGGTTCCAGTGTTTCTGCCTCTCCATTTGCCCGCTTCGTTCAGAATGGCGCGTTTGCTGGCCTCCTGTTGGTCTGCACGGCGCTGATCGCCTTCGTATGGGCCAATTCGCCCCTGCGTGAGAGTTACACCGCACTGCAGCAAACCTACTTTTCTCTGAATCTCGGCAACTCGTCTCTAAAACTCTCGCTGGAACACTGGGTTAACGACGGCCTGATGGCGGTGTTTTTCCTGTTGGTCGGGCTGGAAATCAAGCGCGAACTCCTGATTGGCGAATTGGCTTCGCGGCGGCGGGCGACGTTGGCGGTCGCGGCAGCGGCGGGCGGCATGCTCGTTCCGGCGGGCTTGTATGCCCTGCTGAATGTGGGCGGGCCAGGGGCGTCGGGCTGGGGCGTGCCGATGGCCACCGATATCGCTTTTGCGCTGGGTGTGTTGGCGCTCCTCGGTTCCCGCGTCCCTGTGGGCCTCAAGGTCTTCCTGACCGCCCTCGCCATCGTGGACGACCTCGGCGCGGTGTTGGTCATCGCGCTGTTCTATACCTCGGGCGTTCAAGGGGTGTTCTTGGGCTTGGCCGCCCTGACGTGGGTGGCGGCTCTGCTGTTCGGACGGCGCGGCTTCGTGAGCCTCAAACTGTACGGCGTGCTGGGCGTACTCCTGTGGTTTTTCGTGTTGCAGTCGGGGCTACATGCCACCATCGCTGGGGTGCTGCTGGCCTTTGCCGTGCCTATTCGCAAGCCCAATCCTGCCGGATACCTAGCCTCGCTGACCAACGCCGCCAAACCCGGACGCGGCGAGCAGGTCGGCGCACGGCTGCGCGACCTTGAAGACCGCTTGGAGCGTGCCCAGAGTCCGCTGCACCGACTGGAACATGCCCTGCACCCGGTGGTCACCTTTGCCGTGCTGCCCGTTTTTGCGCTGATGAATGCGGGTGTGGCCGTGTCTGCGGGCGGCTTGGGCACCATTTCTCTGGGAGTCATCTTTGGGCTTCTGATTGGCAAGCCGCTGGGCGTGGTGGGCGGCGCGTGGTTGGCCGTCCGGCTGGGGGTGGCGTCCCTCCCCCGGCGCGTCACTTGGCCGCAGATGATCGGCGCGGGACTACTGGCGGGCATCGGCTTTACCATGAGTCTGTTCGTGTCCAACCTCGCGTTTGATGACAGTGCCCTGCTGACTCAGGCCAAACTGGGTGTGCTGCTGGCCTCTGTTTTGGCCGCCGTGCTGGGCGCGGGCTGGCTGATGCTGGTCACGCGCAAGGGAAAGAAGCCTGTGGCGGTCAAGCTCGTTCCTGAGACTTGA
- the rfbB gene encoding dTDP-glucose 4,6-dehydratase codes for MSADFPRSLLMTGGCGFIGSNFVRFWLSRFPLSTVVVYDLLTYAGRRENLGELWGHPQLHFVLGDITDLERVRQTCHEYAIDLIVNFAAETHVDQSIARPLVFTETNVRGTHVLLEVARELGIRLHQVSTDEVYGHVPEPQQRSEDDALWPRSPYAASKAAADQLAQAYFITYGLAVTTTRGSNTVGPYQHPEKAVPLFSTNALLGQQLPIYGDGLQQRDYVHVHDHCAGIEAVLLRGTAGEIYNVGTGQDITNLEMVDVILGTLGKDRCLIEHVTDRPGHDRRYSLNVSKLHALGWAAQYTCQQAIAETARWYAGHAEWWQPIRNGTFRQYYQEHYGQRLPDTDL; via the coding sequence ATGAGTGCTGATTTCCCCCGTAGCCTGCTCATGACTGGTGGCTGCGGTTTTATAGGCAGCAACTTTGTCCGCTTTTGGCTGTCGCGCTTTCCCCTCAGCACAGTCGTGGTATACGACCTGCTGACCTACGCGGGCCGCCGGGAAAATCTAGGCGAACTGTGGGGCCATCCACAGCTGCATTTCGTTCTGGGGGACATTACTGATCTGGAGCGGGTTCGTCAGACCTGTCATGAGTATGCCATTGACCTGATCGTCAATTTTGCCGCAGAGACGCATGTGGATCAGTCGATTGCCCGCCCCCTGGTGTTCACCGAAACCAATGTGCGGGGCACCCACGTTCTGCTGGAAGTGGCCCGTGAGCTGGGAATCCGGCTGCATCAGGTGTCTACTGACGAGGTGTACGGGCATGTGCCTGAGCCTCAACAGCGTTCAGAAGACGACGCGCTGTGGCCCCGGAGTCCTTACGCGGCAAGCAAAGCGGCGGCAGATCAACTGGCACAGGCCTATTTCATCACCTACGGTTTGGCGGTTACCACCACCCGCGGCAGCAACACAGTTGGCCCCTATCAGCATCCTGAAAAAGCAGTGCCCCTGTTTTCAACCAATGCCTTGCTCGGTCAACAGTTGCCCATCTACGGCGACGGCCTTCAGCAGCGAGATTACGTCCATGTTCACGATCACTGCGCGGGCATCGAAGCCGTGCTGTTGCGCGGCACAGCAGGAGAAATCTACAACGTCGGAACGGGGCAAGACATCACCAACCTGGAGATGGTTGACGTCATTCTGGGGACATTGGGCAAAGACCGCTGCCTGATTGAACACGTGACAGACCGGCCCGGTCATGACCGCCGGTACTCGCTGAACGTAAGCAAGTTGCATGCCCTCGGCTGGGCAGCGCAGTACACCTGCCAGCAGGCCATCGCCGAAACGGCCCGCTGGTACGCTGGCCATGCCGAGTGGTGGCAACCGATTCGTAACGGCACTTTTCGTCAGTATTATCAGGAGCACTACGGCCAACGCCTGCCGGACACCGACCTGTGA